The Pseudomonas sp. FP198 genomic interval ACCGTATGCACGCCGACCCCCACCGGCAGGTCCGCGGTCAGTTCGTCCATACGCGCATGCAGCGCCTTGCCGAACTCCTGGATGTTGCCGCCCTTCTTCATGGCAATGGCAAGACCGATCGCCGGCGTGCCGTTGAAGCGGAACATCGGCGTGGCGGGATCGACGTAACCACGTCGGATGTCGGCGATATCGGCGAGGCGATAGAAACGATCGTTGAGGCGCAGGTTGACGTTGGCCAGGTCCTTTTCCGATTGGAACTGGCCGGACGTGCGCACGGAGATCCGCTCCGGCCCGGCGTCGATCACCCCGGCCGGGGTCACGGCGTTCTGCGACTGCAGGCTCTGCACCACCTGGCGCTGGTCGATGCCCAGTGCGGCGAGTTTGCGCGTGGAAAAATTCAGGTACAGCACTTCGTCCTGCTCGCCGACCATTTCCACCTTGCCCAGGCCGGGCACGTCGCGGATTTCGGCGCGCACCTGTTCGACATAATCGCGCAACTGACGCATCGACAGGCCGTCGCCGGTAAAGGCATACACCGAACCGTACACGTCGCCGAACTCATCATTGAACCCAGGGCCTTGCAAGCCTTCAGGGAAATCGCCACGAATGTCATTGATCTTCTTGCGGACCTGGTACCAGATCTCGGGGATTTCCTCGGCGCCGGTGGTATCACGCAGATACACGAACACCGTCGACTCCCCGGGCCGGGTGTAGCTCTTCACATAATCGAGGGAATCGAGCTCTTCGAGTTTTTTCTCGATGCGGTCGGTGACCTGCTTGAGGGTTTCCTCCTGGGTCGCGCCGGGCCAGCGGGTCTGGATGACCATGGTCTTGATGGTGAACGACGGGTCTTCTTCGCGGCCCAGGTTCATGTATGAGAACACGCCCATCAGCAATGCGACGAACATCAGGTACCACACGAAAGACTGATGCCGCAGGGCCCATTCGGATAAGTTGAAAGGCCCTTTCATCGTGCGTCCTCGTCGAGTTTCACTTTTTGCCCCGGCTGGAGACTGTTCACCCCGGCGCTGACCACGCGGTCGCCGGGCTTGATGCCGTTGGCGACCAGGACCGAACCGGCCGATCGCTCGATAATCTGTACTTCTCGTGGCGAGACTGTCTGGCTCTGCGGGTCGATCAGCCAGATTCGCGCCTTGCCGTCGACTTCCTGCAGCGCGCTGAGCGGCAGCTCGATGCGCGGTTCGATGGCCGAGCTCAGGGTCACGCTGATGGCGGTGCCCAGGCGAAAGCCCGGCGGCGTATCGGTCAGGGTCAGGCGCGCGCGGCGGGTACGGGTGGCGCTTTGCGCCTGAGGCTCGATCTCGCGCACGATGGCCGTGGTGCGGGTCGCCGGGTCGAGTTGCGCGGCGACTTCGAACACCACATCCTCGGGCAGGCGCTCGGCCAGCCCGGCGGGCAAGTCGATCACCGCTTCCTTGACGTCCGGGCGCGCCAGCGTCACTACTTGCTGGCCGGCGGTCACCACCTGCCCCGCCTCGGCCGTCCAGGCAGTGACGACCGCGTCATGGTCGGTATGCAGTTCGCTGTAGTTGAGCTGGTCGCGGGCCTGTTCCACCGTGGCCTTGGCCTGTTCCAGGGAGGCCGCGGTGGTCTTCAGGTCGGTCTGGGCGATGTCCAGTTGCGCCTGGGCACCGACGCCACGGTCGAACAATTGCTGCTGGCGACGGGCATTGGCCTGGGCATTGATGTACTGCGCCTCGATCCGCGCCAGGTCGCCCTGGGCGGCACGCAACTGGTTCTGCTGGTCGGTGGGGTCGAGGGTCGCGAGCAGGTCGCCCTTCTTCACTTCCGCGCCGACATCGACGTTGCGACTGGCGATGCGCCCCGGCACACGGAAACCCACGTTGGTCTCGTAGCGCGCCTGGATATTCCCGGCGAAGCGTCCCAGGGCCTGCTGGTCCAAGGCCCGGACCTCAATGGACAACACCGGCCGCACCGGCTCCGGCGGTGCTTCTTCTTTCGAGCAGGCGGCCAGCAGCAGGCCGGCCGCGACCATCCACAGGCGCTTCATGGCTGGGCTCCCGTCGGGTTTTTCTCATAGCTGTTTTCAGCGATCTCGACGCGCATGCCCGGATGAAGCAACTGCCCGCCGGCAATGATGACTTTTTCGCCGCCCTTGAGCCCGTCGCTGACAATGACCTTGCCGGTCAGGTAGCGGCTGACGGTGACGTTGTGCAATTGCGCCTTGCCCTCGCCGTCCACCAGCCACACGGCCGGATTACTGAGATTCTTGGTCAGTGCCGACCAGGGCAGTTCCACGGCGGTTTTTCCTGCGGATTTGGCGGTGGCGCTGACCACCGAACCCAGGCGCATGCCTTCGGGCAAGTCGTTGAGCGTGACCTTGACCTGCACGGTGCCGGTCTCGGCGGACACCGCCGGGGTGATCTCGCGCACCGTACCGGTAGTCTTGATGGCAGGGTTGTCGAGCAGGCTGATGACAATGTCCGGGGCCGATGGTGGTTCGCTCAGCAGCGACTCGTAGATGTTGAACACCGCGTCGCGCTCGCCGTCCCGGGCCAGGCTGAAGATCGGCTCCGTGGCCTGGACCACCTGGCCCACTTCGGCCTGGCGCGCGGTGATGATGCCCGGCGCCTCGGAGATCAGCGCGGTGTAGCTCAGCTGTTCGCGGGCATTGGCCAGTTGTGCCTGGGCCGCCGCCAGCGCGCTCTGGCTGCTGCGCAGTTGTGCCTGGGCCGCGTCGTATTCGCTCTGGCTGGTGTAGCCCTTGGGCAAGAGCTTCTGCTGGCGCACAAATGCCGCTGCACTCTGCTTGACCCGCGCCTGTTCGGCGGCCACCTGGGCCTCGGCGGAATCGACGTTGGTCTGCAGGTCCCGCGGGTCGAGCCGGGCCAGCACTTGCCGGGCCGAGACCCGGTCGCCAACGTCGACTTTGCGCTCGATGATCTTGCCGCCGACACGAAACGAAAGGTCAGCCTGCACTCGAGCCTGGACATCGCCGGTAAGCGTCACCGAGGCGGCGTATTCGGAAGGTATGGCCTGCTGCACGAAAACCCGTGGCAAGGCTTTTTCCTCGGGCTTCTTGTCACCGCACCCCGTCAACACCGCACACACGCCCAAGCCAACAATCAATTTGATTCCGGGACCAGCCATGCAGACTCCTTTGCGTTGTACGGACGTACCAGTGACGATACGACTGTGAGCTTAGAACAGGGTTCACCGAATGCACAGGAATCGGGCAGACTCGTCTGTGACATCCATGTACGAAGGGAATTCGCATGCTCACGACCCTGGCGGTGGCCAACTACCGGTCCATCAACAAACTGGTTATCCCGCTGGGCAGGCTGAACCTGATCACCGGGCCCAACGGCAGTGGCAAATCCAACCTGTATCGCGCCCTGCGCCTGCTGGCGGAGACGGCGCAGGGTGGCGTGGTCAATGCCCTGGCCCGTGAAGGTGGGCTGGGTTCGACCTTCTGGGCCGGTCCGGAAGAAGTCAGCCGTCGCATGCGTAACGGCGATGTGCCTGTCCAGGGAATTGTGCGTCAGGGCAGCATACGTCTGCGCCTTGGATTTGCCGGTGAAAATTTCAGCTATTCGATCGCCCTGGGCCCGCCGGAGCTCAGCAGTTCGGCGTTTTCACTGGACCCTGAAATCAAGCGCGAATGCATCTGGGCCGGGCCGGTGTACAGGCCTGCCAGCCTGCTGGTGGACCGCAACGGGCCGATGATTCGCGCCCGCGAACGCCGTTCCTGGGACGTCTTGGCCCAACACACCCCGACCTTCGATAGCCTGTTCGACCAGGTCGGCAGCCTGCGCGCTTCGCCCGAAGTCTTGCAGATGCGCGAGTTCATTCGTCGCTGGCGCTTCTACGACTACTTTCGCAGCGACGCCGACGCCCCGGTGCGCCAGCCGCAACTGGGCACTCGCACCCCGGTGTTGCACCACGACGGACGCGACCTGGCTGCAGCGCTGCAAACGATTCTGGAGATAGGCGACTTCGAAGCCCTGCACGCCGCCATTGGCGATGCGTTTCCCGGGGCCCGATTGCACATCGACAAATTGCAGGGCGGACGTTTCGCCATCGCGTTCCAGCAACACGGCCTGCTGCGACCGTTGTCGGCCGCCGAGCTGTCCGATGGAACCCTGCGCTACCTGCTGCTGGTAGCCGCCCTCCTCACGCCGCGCCCGCCCTCGCTGATGGTGCTCAACGAACCGGAAACCAGCCTGCACCCGGATCTGTTGCCGGCCTTGGCGCGCTTGATCATCCGCGCTTCGGCCAATTGCCAGGTCTGGGTCGTGTCCCATGCCACACGCCTGATCGCCGCGCTGGAGCAGAATGAAAACTGCAATTGCATCGTGCTGGAAAAAGACTTGGGACAGACCGCAATCGTCGGGCAGCGGATGCTGGATGAGCCGGCGTGGCATTGGCCTGAATAAGTAGTGACTGACAAACCGCTTTCGCGAGCGGGCTCGCTCCCACAGTGGGTCAAAATGTGGCTGCCCCCCCGTGGCGAGGGAGCTTGCTCCCGCTCGGCTGCGCAGCAGTCGCAAAACCGGCTGATGCGGTCTGCCTGCAAAAACGCTGGGGCCTGCTGCGCAGGCCAGCGGGAGCAAGCTCCCTCGCCACGGGTAAGCCGTGTCGCTACACGATATGTTGAGCACAAAAAAAACGCCGACGCTGTATCAGCCGTCGGCGTTTGTAACTGCGAAAAGGTCTACCGCGCCGATCAGAACGCCGGCAGTACCGCGCCGCTGTATTTCTTCTCGATGAACGCCTTCACTTCCGGGCTGGTCAGCGCCTTGGCCAGTTTCTGGATGGCCGGGCTGTCCTTGTTGTCCGGGCGGGCCACCAGGAAGTTCACGTAAGGCGAATCCGAACCCTCGATCACCAAGGCATCCTTGGCCGGGTTGAGACCTGCTTCGAGAGCGTAGTTGGTGTTGATCATGTCAAGGTCGACCTGATCCAGCACACGCGGCAGCATGGCTGATTCCAGTTCCTTGAACTTGAAGTTCTTCGGGTTCTCGGCGATGTCTTTCGGCGTCGCCAGGGCGTTTTTCGGGTCCTTGAGTTTGATCAGGCCAGCCTTCTGCAACAGGATCAGGGCACGACCGCTGTTGCTGCCTTCGTTAGGGATGGCGATGGTCGCGCCGTCCTTCAGCTCAGCCAGGCTTTTTACCTTTTTCGAGTAGCCGCCGAACGGTTCGACGTGGACGCCGATCACCGTCACCAGGTTGGTGCCTTTGCCTTCGTTGAAGCTCTTGAGGTAAGGCAGGGTCTGGAAGTAGTTGGCGTCCAGACGCTTCTGGTCAACCTGTACGTTGGGTTGTACGTAGTCGGTGAACACCTTGATCTGCAGATCCACGCCTTCTTTGGCCAGGGCCGGCTTGATCAGCTCGAGGATTTCAGCGTGGGGTACCGGTGTGGCGGCCACAACCAGTTTCTCCGCCGCCTGGGCCAGGCCCGAGGTCAGGGCTGCCGCCAATGCGGTGAACAACAGAACCTTTTTCATGCAGTGTCCTTATCGAATATCACTGTCGTCACGGACGACGGCCAAATGTGGGTGTGCCAGCGAAGTGCTATCTCTGGCGTGATGCGGAAGATACCGACATTTTTTATGCCTTAACAATATCTTTTATTCAAGTTCATATTCATTTTCCTCATATAGCGAAATCGCTCTTGTGGCGAGGGAGCTTGCTCCCGCTCGGTTGCGCAGCAATCGCAAAAATCTAGGATCCGCTGCGGGGCCCAGCGGGAGCAAGCTCCCTCGCCACAAATGGATATCCTGGTCTACAGCGTTTGGCCCAGGCGATCGAGCAGCGCCTTGAAGGCGGTGCGCTCAGCTTGCGAGCCCTGTGCAATAACCTGCTCCACCTGCCGTTCGACCAGTTCCAAGGCCGGCAGCTGGGACGGCAAATTCAGATGCTCCGGCAAAATCTCATCGCCGGCACTTACCAACAGCGCAAAATGAACGACGTTTTCCAATTCGCGGGTATTGCCCGGCCAATCGTGGCGTTCGAGCGTCCGTTGCGCCGCTTCGCTGATCAGCGGCACGGCCAGGCCAAGGCGTTGGCTGTAGATGCCCAGAAAGTATTCGGCGAGAGAAAGGACATCACCCACCCTTTCACGCAAGGCGGGTAATTCAAGCTGTCCCTCGCTCAGGTAGTGATAAAGCCGATCATGAAATTTTCCAGCGGCCACCGCTTGCGCCAGATCGATGCTGGTGGCCGCTACCAGGCGCACGTCCACCGGGCTCGGTTGTTGGGCGCCAACACGCGTGACCTCATGATTTTCCAGCGCCGCCAGCAATTTGATCTGGATCGGCAGTGGCAAGTCTCCGATTTCATCCAGGTAAAGCGTGCCGCCGTTGGCCGAGCCGAACCACCCGGCCCGGCTGCTGGCCGAACCGCTATAACTGCCGGCGGAATAACCGAACAATTCGGCATCGGCATAGGTCGGGCTGATAGCGCCGCAATTGACCGAAACAAACAGCCCACCGCGATTGCTCTCGCGATGGATGTGCCGTGCCAGCAACTCCTTGCCGGTGCCGGTTTCACCGCGGATCAGCACCGAAATCGCCCGTGGCGCCAGTTGTTCCAGCTCCTGGCGCAACTGCCGCGAACGCGGGTCGACGAATACCAGTGCCTTGGCACGGATACTCAGGGGGCTTTTTTCCGAGTCGGGAAAGGTCAGCAAGGGCTGACCGAAGGTTTCATGCAGGCTCATGGCAGGCTCCCGCCCCAAACCGCCGGCGAGACGGAGGGCATTAAAATTCAGGCGCGACGCAGGGCGTGATGCTCCATGCGGTTTTGCAGACGATAGAGATAAGCGAAACCCTGCTCCCAACGCTGGTGGCCGGACGTCACATTGATGTGCCCCGCCCCGGCCAGGATCCCGGCCTCGGCCCCCCAGTTTCGCGCCAGTTCCACGGCACGCGCGGCACTGATCGCCGCGTCGTTGTCGGAACTGACCACTTGGCTGGGAAACGGCAACAGGTCCGTGGGAATCGGCGCGAAGTTGCGCAGCGCCGGGGCACAGGCGGGGCGTTCGACATCCGCCGGAGCCACCAGCAACGCGCCACGCACCTGCCGCAGGAATGGCACCGGCGCGGTGGCGGCCCAATGGGCCACCGTGATGCAACCCAGGCTATGGGCGATCAGGATCACCGGTGTGCTGTCGCTGGCGATGGCTTCAGCCAGCGCGGCGACCCAGTCTTCACGCCGTGGCGTCAGCCAGTCAGCCTGCTCGACCCGGGCACTGTTGGGCAAACTGTTCTGCCAGTGGGTTTGCCAATGATTTTCCGGCGATCCTTGCCAGCCCGGCACAATCAGGTAGCGAATCGATTCGTTGCGCATGGGTGCTCTCCTGCGTGTCTGTTCCCGGACGAGTATAAGGAGGAGAGTTATATTATTTAAGGAATAAGAAGCTATTTGGTAATATTTAAATAGAATAAAAAGAATATCTCAGTGGGAGCGAGCCTGCTCGCGAATGGGACCATCAATCAACATAGGTGCGGCAGACATACCGCTTTCGCGAGCAGGCTCGCTCCCACAGTTCGCCACAGTTTTTTCACCGAGAGTCACTCGCTCCGGCCCTTGCGCAACAGCACGTCGAGTTGATCCACCACCACCGCCCAGTCGGCGTCTTCAAGGATTTCGTCGCGCAGCAACTGCCGCTGACCCTCGCTCCAGAAGAACGCATCGGACAGGTGCAGCTCGGGCTTGAGCGGCGAATGGCTGGCGATGAACTGATCGATGCTGACGGCGTCGTCAGGCAGGCCGAGTTGTTTGAACAGGGCGGGAAGTGTATGGATCGGGGTTTCCATGCGGGACTCCTGGGCATGAATGGATGGCTGGGCGCTATTCCTGCAGTCTAGCCCCTTGGAGCTGAGCACACCGTGGCGAGGGCGGGTTTGAATCCCGCTACGGAGGGAGTGAGTTCAACGCCTCATAGGGCTCCTGCGCCCAGCGCAGGAGCCGCTCACGCAACAGCGCCGAAGCCTCCCGGCGCTTGTCCTCGCTGTCGCCAACAAACACCTGCGCCGGCTGCTTGGCATGTTGCCCGACCGCTGCGAACATTTGTTTGCACTGCCCTTCATCGAGGCCGAAAAACGCCGCCAGCCTGCCCGTCATCGCCTCAGGCAGTTCGGTGTAGTTGACCGCCATTCCAGCCAATGCGTGGCAGTGTTCCAAGCCCGTCGCCAATAACCGTCCCACCCGGCGCGGAATGAAATCTTCCTGGCCGGCGAACGGCAATCCATCATCCAGGACCGTCGCCCCGATCATCCCCGGCACCATGTGCATGCCGGGACGGCGCAGGTGGGAGACCGAGATTTCCAAGGGGTCGCGGTACACGAACAACCAGGGCGTGTCGGGAAAGCACTCACGCAACAATGGCAGTTCACCGATGTTCCAGGCGTCGAGCTTGACCACCAGCCGTTGCTCCACGCCTCGGCGGCGCTGCCCATAGGCCGACATCAAGCCCTTGAGCGCCACGCACCGCTCGGGCAACGGCAAATCACTGCGCAGCAGCGTATCCAGGGGCGGTGGTTCCGAAATGACGATGTGATGGTCCAATTGGGCAAGCATCTGGCTGATCAATGTCGAGCCGCAACGGGAGGCATGGAAAATGAACGCAGTGGGCGCCAGGCCCGGGCTTTGTCGTTGCCACTGACCGAGCACCTCCAAGGGTGTCTGGCGGCGGAACGCCTGGTTGAAGGGCAGGCGCAGGGCGTCTTCCACCGCATCTCCAAAGAACGGCTGTGACAGTCGCATGTCGCCGAACCAGCACCAATCGACCCGCCACTGCCCGGCCTCTTGCCATACGCGGATCGGCAACCAGCCGTGCAGATTCAGGTCTTCCACTGGTTTCTCCACTGCTGGCGACCGGTGCGCATCGCAGCCCGCAATTCCTCCCGGGTGAAGTGAAGCCCTTGTTCGGCCCCCAGTGCCAGGGCGGAGTCAATGAAAGCGTCCAGCTCATGCAAGTTCTGCAAGGTTCGCGCGAGATGAGGATCGGTTTCCACGCGCTGCTGAAAACGGACAAAGTCGCTTGGCCCGACGCCCGCGGCGGGTGTGGTGGGTAGCCCATCGGCAATCTGCTGGGCCAGCCACGGCCCTGGGCGACAATCGAGCACCAGGTGAACCCGCGAATGAGCACTTCGATTCACAACGCGATGGGGCCGCGCCAGGTCGAGAAACCAGCACTCGCCGGCCGCCATCGGAATAATGTGTCCATCCAGGAAAAAAACCACGTCAGGTGGGCTGAGCAGCGGCACGTGCAGGCGCAGATCAGCATCCGGCCCGCCCAGATCATAGTCGCGATGCTCGTGGATGCGCCCACCGGGGCCCAACCGCAGCAGCCGGGCCGAGACAATCTCCAGGGGCCAGTCATGCAATGCCTCTTGCCAGCGACTGTCCGCTGTCCAAGGCGCGCGATGCACGGGCTGACCGTGCCCGGGCGACAGTTCGGTAACGGCATCGGCCGCCGATATCAGCGCCACGCCGCTCCAGTCGCCGCTGTGATAGGCACTGTTGAAGTGCCCCTGCCAACGTGCGTCGTCAATGGCCGCCAGTGCGTGCAACAGCAACGGCAGGTTCACCGCCACCGGCAGCCGGGAAAACGCCGGGCGCGTCATCATGGTTGCGCCCGGTTATTGAGTCACCGTGGCAGGCTTCGGCAGCGTGATATCACCCTGGGCCCAGGCCGCTTCGCGGTTGGCCAGCGCCGTGGCAATCGACTGGACCTCGGTCGATTGCACTTCGTTCGGCAGTGGATCGAGGCCGGCGCTGGCAAAGATCTGCCCGTAGGCGTTGCGCAAGTCGGCATAAGCCAAGTCCCGACGCAGGTCGGCCTGCAAGGTGTTCAGTTCACCCTGGATCAGGTCCAACTCGCCAATGCCGGCAGCCTGGTGACGGCTACGCAATTGACCGACAATCTGCCCATCGATGTCCGACAGTTGCTGGCTGGTCTTGAACTGGCGCAGGGCTTCACGATAGTTGGCATTGGCCACGTATAGCTGCGCCAGCACGGCGATTGACATCGCCTGACGCCGTGCCGACGCCACTTCTTCACCGGCCTTGGCCACGTCGATGGCCGCCGGGGCGGAGATCACGTTGAACAGGTTCCAGGTGACTTTCACGCCATAGTCGGCCCAGCCTTGTTCCACCAAAAACGAGTTGCTGTCGTAGTGCCCGCCGGCGGAAAACTCCAGCCCCGGCAGCAGGCGCAACATGGCCTTGCGGGTTTCGGCAGCGGTGATGCGAGTCTGGTAATCCTGCTCGCGCAATTCCGGACGACTGGCCAGGGCTTCCTGTTCGAGACGGGCCAGGTCGACCTTGAGTTCCGGGATGGTGTATTCATCCTGGGTCGCCAGGGTCAGCTCGGTGCCCAGGGGCAAGTTGATCAGCGTCGCCAGTTCGGTCTTGGCCAGGGACAGCGCCCGGCGTTGCTCTTCCAGTTGGCGGGTGGCCTGGATCAGCGAACGCTGGTAACCCAGGGCTTGCACCGGGTCGCCGATGCGCTGTTCACTCATGCTCTGGCTGTTGTCACGTGCCGCCTCGACCCGGACCACCAGGCTGTCGATCTGCTTGAGCAGGCGCTCGGCGGCCATGGCGCGCCAGTAGGCTGAACGCACGTCCTGGACGATGGTGTTGATCACCTTGCGCCGACGTTCCTGCACGATCAGCCGCTGGTCCCCGGCTTGCTTGGCACTGATGTAGCTGACACCGAAATCGAGCACGTTCCAGACCATGGTCAGGTCCGCCACTTCGCGGTCACGGTCTTGGGAGGTCGACGGCTCCAGGGACTGGGTACCGGTTTCCACGCTCTGGCTGCTGGAGGCACTGACGTTGTTACGGCCCACGTACCCGGCGTCCAGGGCCATGCGCGGCAGCATGTCGAAACTGGCCAGGTCCAGCTGACGCTTGGCCAGGGCTTCCTCCATGATCTTCAAGCGACCTTCGAGGTTGTACTTCACCGCCCGAGCCATGGCCTGGTGCAGGGTCAGTGGGCCGCTCAGCGGCTCCTGGTCCTTGTACATGTTCTGCAGGTCGGTTCGAGCACGCTGTTCGCTGACGCTACGCTCGATCGGATCGCTGGTGACCGCACATCCACTCACCACCAACGCCAGCACACTCATACCGAATAACTTCTGACTTCTGTTCATTCCCTGGATTGCCCCTGGCTGCCCAAATATTTTTAGAATTCAGGCCTGCACTTGGCTGATGCCGACCTGTCGTAACGCGGTTGCCAGGCTGTCGACCTGATGTTGTTCAGTGTCCTTGAGCTGTTGCAGTTGCTGACCCAGGGTGGGCGCCCCGAACACCCCGCGCACCCCTTGGGACACATCGCCGCCCTGCATCGACTGGCTGCCGAAGGCCTCCATCGATTCGCCCTCGGACGCGGAGTCCTGGCCGAACAGGGTTGAAAGCGTACTGCTGCCGAACACCCCGCCATCGCCCCCACCAAAGCCCAGGAACCCCTGGCCGCTACCGTCGCCGGCGGCGTCAGTGCTGAACACCTGGGCGATATAGCTCGGCGCCAAGGCGCCATGGTTGATGAAAATATCCCCGATCGGCCGCAGGCCCCCACCCACGTCCCGCTGCTCGAACAGCGGCGGGAAGCCCAGCGGCGAACCCAGGTTGCCGGTCGGCGGGGTAAAGACGATCGGTTGCAGCGGCACCTCGGACGGCGGGATCACCGTGACCGGGTCGGACGTCAGGAACTCCGGTGGCGGCCTCACGTCGTTGGGCACCACGGTGTCGATCGCATAGTTGTTGGACACCGCCACGCTGGCCCCGGCGTTGCCCGTCAGGTCGCTGACGTTGCTGGTGTCCAGGGCGATGAAGTTGCTCGGGTCGGTGAGGTTCACCGTTGGCGTGAATGTCGCCGTCCAGGTCTTGCCGCCGTCGCTGGTGGTCAGGTTGGCCAGTTCACCGTTGGTGACGCTGAGGTCCGACAGGTCGAAATCCGTCACCGCTTCGCTGAAGGTGAAGGTCACTTGGGTCGTCTCGCCCACCGTCAGGTCCGGATCGGCGACGACGATGGTCGCCGTCGGCCGGGTGGCGTCGAGTGCATAGTTGCTGGAAATCGCGATGCCCACCCCGGCGTTGCCGGCCAGGTCCTGCACAGTGCTGGCGTCGAGCAGAATCAGGTTGGTGGCATCGTTGACGCCCGCAGTTGGCGTCAGTGTTGCCGTCCAGGTCAGGCCGCCGTTACTGCTGGCGAGGTTGGACAACACGCCATTGGCGACGCTGAGGTCCGACAAGTCGAAACCGGACACCGCCTCGCTGAAGCTGATGGTCACGGTGGTGCTCTGGCCAATGCCCAAGGTGGTATCGCCGACGGTGATGGTCGCGCCTGGACGAACCGTGTCGATCGCGTAGTTGTTGGAGTTCACCACGTCGACACCACTGTTGCCCGAGGCGTTGACCACGCCGCTGGTGTCCAGGCTGATCAGGTTGCTGGTGTCGGTGATGCTGGTGGTCGGGGTGAAGGTGGCCGTCCAGGTGACGCCGCCGTCGGAAGAGGAAACGTTGCTCAGCGTGCCGTTGCTGATGGTCAGGTCGCTGTTGTCGAAACCGCTGACCGCTTCCGAGAAGGTGATGGTGACCTGCGAGGTTTCCCCTATCCGCAGCGCACTGTCGGCCACCACGATGGTGGCCGTCGGGACGCGTGTCTCGACCGCATAGTTGGCCGAATCGGTCGTGCCTGTCCCGATGTTGCCGGCCGCATCGCTCACACCGGTATTGTCCAGGGTGATCAGGTTGCTGGCGTCGGTCACGCCCAGGGTCGGCGTGAACGTCGCGGTCCAGGTCAGGCCGCCGTCGCTGCTGCTGACGGCACTCAGGGTGCCGTTGGCCACGCTCAGGTCAGCGTTGCTGAAACCCGTCACCGCCTCGCTGAAGGTGATGGTCACCTGGGCGGTTTCGCCCGGTTTCAACACCGAATCGCTCAGCACGATGGTGGCGGTCGGACGCTGGCTATCGACGCTGTAGCTGTTCGAATCGGTGGTGCCGCTGCCGGCGTTGCCCGCCAGGTCGGCGACGCCGCCGTTGGCGAGAGTGATGAGATTGCTGGTGTCGGTGATGCCAGCAGCAGGCGTGAAGGTCGCGGTCCAGGTGATGCCGCCGTCGCTGCTGCTCAGCCCGCTGAGCGTACCGTTGGCGACGCTCAGGTCGGCGTCGGTGAAGCCCGTCACGGCCTCATTGAAGGTGATGGTCACCAGCGAAGTCTCGCCGGCGGCAATGGCGGTGTCGGCCACGACGATGGTCGCGGTCGGACGCACCGTGTCGACCGCGTAGTTGTTCGAGTCGGTAGTGCCCACACCGGCATTGCCCGCGCCGTTGATCAAGCCAGTGTTGTCCAGGGTAATGACGTTGCTGGTATCGGAAATGCTCGCGCTCGGCGTGAACGTGGCCGTCCAGGTGACGCCGCCGTCGGTGCTGCTCATGGTGCTCAGGCTGCCGTTGCTGACGGTCAGGTCCGCATTGTCGAACCCGCTGACCGCCGAGTTGAAGGTCACGGTGACCACGGTGGTTTCACCGATGCTCAGGGACGAATCGGCCACCACCACGGTCGCCGTCGGCACGTTGGTGTCGATGGCGTAGTTGTTGGAACTGGTCGTGCCGGTGCCGGTGTTGCCCGCCCCATCGTTGATCCCGGTGTTGTTCAGGACAATGAGGTTGGAGACGTCGGTGACCCCGAGGCTGGGCGTGAGCGTCGCGGTCCAGGTGATGCCGCCATCGCTGCTGCTGACCGCACTCAGCGTGCCGTTGGCTACGCTCAGGTCCGAATTGTCGAAACCTGTGACCGCCTCGCTGAAGGTAATGGTCACCAGCGACGTTTCGCCGACGCTCAGCGCCGTGTCGGCCACCACGATGGTAGCGGTCGGACGCTGGGTATCGACGG includes:
- a CDS encoding efflux RND transporter periplasmic adaptor subunit, encoding MAGPGIKLIVGLGVCAVLTGCGDKKPEEKALPRVFVQQAIPSEYAASVTLTGDVQARVQADLSFRVGGKIIERKVDVGDRVSARQVLARLDPRDLQTNVDSAEAQVAAEQARVKQSAAAFVRQQKLLPKGYTSQSEYDAAQAQLRSSQSALAAAQAQLANAREQLSYTALISEAPGIITARQAEVGQVVQATEPIFSLARDGERDAVFNIYESLLSEPPSAPDIVISLLDNPAIKTTGTVREITPAVSAETGTVQVKVTLNDLPEGMRLGSVVSATAKSAGKTAVELPWSALTKNLSNPAVWLVDGEGKAQLHNVTVSRYLTGKVIVSDGLKGGEKVIIAGGQLLHPGMRVEIAENSYEKNPTGAQP
- a CDS encoding AAA family ATPase, with the translated sequence MLTTLAVANYRSINKLVIPLGRLNLITGPNGSGKSNLYRALRLLAETAQGGVVNALAREGGLGSTFWAGPEEVSRRMRNGDVPVQGIVRQGSIRLRLGFAGENFSYSIALGPPELSSSAFSLDPEIKRECIWAGPVYRPASLLVDRNGPMIRARERRSWDVLAQHTPTFDSLFDQVGSLRASPEVLQMREFIRRWRFYDYFRSDADAPVRQPQLGTRTPVLHHDGRDLAAALQTILEIGDFEALHAAIGDAFPGARLHIDKLQGGRFAIAFQQHGLLRPLSAAELSDGTLRYLLLVAALLTPRPPSLMVLNEPETSLHPDLLPALARLIIRASANCQVWVVSHATRLIAALEQNENCNCIVLEKDLGQTAIVGQRMLDEPAWHWPE
- a CDS encoding MetQ/NlpA family ABC transporter substrate-binding protein; amino-acid sequence: MKKVLLFTALAAALTSGLAQAAEKLVVAATPVPHAEILELIKPALAKEGVDLQIKVFTDYVQPNVQVDQKRLDANYFQTLPYLKSFNEGKGTNLVTVIGVHVEPFGGYSKKVKSLAELKDGATIAIPNEGSNSGRALILLQKAGLIKLKDPKNALATPKDIAENPKNFKFKELESAMLPRVLDQVDLDMINTNYALEAGLNPAKDALVIEGSDSPYVNFLVARPDNKDSPAIQKLAKALTSPEVKAFIEKKYSGAVLPAF
- a CDS encoding alpha/beta hydrolase; the encoded protein is MRNESIRYLIVPGWQGSPENHWQTHWQNSLPNSARVEQADWLTPRREDWVAALAEAIASDSTPVILIAHSLGCITVAHWAATAPVPFLRQVRGALLVAPADVERPACAPALRNFAPIPTDLLPFPSQVVSSDNDAAISAARAVELARNWGAEAGILAGAGHINVTSGHQRWEQGFAYLYRLQNRMEHHALRRA
- a CDS encoding efflux RND transporter periplasmic adaptor subunit encodes the protein MKRLWMVAAGLLLAACSKEEAPPEPVRPVLSIEVRALDQQALGRFAGNIQARYETNVGFRVPGRIASRNVDVGAEVKKGDLLATLDPTDQQNQLRAAQGDLARIEAQYINAQANARRQQQLFDRGVGAQAQLDIAQTDLKTTAASLEQAKATVEQARDQLNYSELHTDHDAVVTAWTAEAGQVVTAGQQVVTLARPDVKEAVIDLPAGLAERLPEDVVFEVAAQLDPATRTTAIVREIEPQAQSATRTRRARLTLTDTPPGFRLGTAISVTLSSAIEPRIELPLSALQEVDGKARIWLIDPQSQTVSPREVQIIERSAGSVLVANGIKPGDRVVSAGVNSLQPGQKVKLDEDAR
- a CDS encoding sigma 54-interacting transcriptional regulator encodes the protein MSLHETFGQPLLTFPDSEKSPLSIRAKALVFVDPRSRQLRQELEQLAPRAISVLIRGETGTGKELLARHIHRESNRGGLFVSVNCGAISPTYADAELFGYSAGSYSGSASSRAGWFGSANGGTLYLDEIGDLPLPIQIKLLAALENHEVTRVGAQQPSPVDVRLVAATSIDLAQAVAAGKFHDRLYHYLSEGQLELPALRERVGDVLSLAEYFLGIYSQRLGLAVPLISEAAQRTLERHDWPGNTRELENVVHFALLVSAGDEILPEHLNLPSQLPALELVERQVEQVIAQGSQAERTAFKALLDRLGQTL